Within the Drosophila melanogaster chromosome 3R genome, the region AGTCGACGATCTTACCttggttttgatttttctGCTGCTTATTGGCAGATACGTGCACAGCCAACAGCAAATTGCAGGCGAACAAAAGCAGAAAGCCATTCATTAATCCCGACATATTACTgcactttattattatttaatacaaaACGATTTAAAGTTATAGCGAGTTTCCTGACTCTCGTAGATATCTTCACAGCTGCAAGCCAAGATTCAAACTGACGAAGCAAATGCGGCTGCGCAGCGCATATAAGCGCGACTCAAAAACTCCACTCACCACAGGCGATGAAAGAAAACTGGAAATATGACTCGACTTAAGAGAGGAAGAGTCGACTCCACAGAGAGTCGGTGAGAATTTGGTCAATAGCAGAGCATGAAAACAGTTAATTGCACTGCGCTTTTGATAAGGCGAAAATTTATTGGCAGCGCCGATGGAAAACCAAAACGAATCCATAAGTATAGACATATTGAGTACCCATCAAAatgatgtacatatatgtaattatttaaaaattctacaaAAAGATTTAGATTCCTTTTCTGGAAaccaaaaacatttatttaaattaaattaattaattaattaagtagATACGAAATTCTTTTGACAATATCTAGCTTTGTAATGTTTTAGAACtcttaaaacaataaatatttgacgAATTTTTTAAGTAAATCTTAAAACGATAAACTACATTTTTCCAgggtataaatatttatttaaagcgGCACTttaaggaaaacaaaatgcggCATCGCTCCAAAGACATTTCCGCTTTTCGCGTGTGGCATGTGGATTTCTGCTGCGGTGCATTCGTTTCGCATTTTTAGCGCTGCATTCAACCgattttttttggttgccGTTCATTATTCAAAATGTTATTAAACTTCCCCGTTTTTTTGCGACTGGCTATGCTCTCGACTTTGGTTCTCCTTCATGCAACGAATTTAATAATTTGAGCAGTGGTTTTCATCTTGAggttggtttttattttcttcgtTAGTTTTCCACcggcatttgttgttgcttacGTCTTTTGTTATACGTTTATTGCGTTAATTAAAGTGTAATTAGTTAACGATTTCGGTTTGGCCAAGCCAAGCCAGCGAAAGGTGGAAGTGGCGTTGTTCAATATTGGCCAAAATGCATTTACTTCGAGAGATTTGTGGAAGCTCAGCTGCAGTTGATTAAGTTGTTATGCCTCCGTGTGATTGCCGGTTTTCAAAGCTgtggattttgcaaaaaaagaTTGCTGCATTTGTTCggattaattaattaataattaattttgctcatttttaaataatcaaaaattaGCCGTGCTTTCTTATATTTCAAATCATATTTATAACAGCTTGTTGGTGACTTACCTACCCTATAATTTATGTCACATATATGTGATTTGGCTTGAAGAGCTTACCACTTATCTTCTGTTATTGTTAAATGCTATCTGCGCGAATTATCACTCACTCGCTGATTAAACGCTTATCAATTGttgttttcaaaataaattgatttttccatCCTGAACCATCTGAAGTTCATTTCTAGGGCACTGTAAGTGCAAAAAAAAGGTCACCCAAAGAAAACACAAATCATTTTCCGTTAAAGTGCATATTTATCGTTTCGATTTTAAGATCATTTCATCATTATTTCTTCTTCAGGGCCGCCCAATATATTTCCAGTTCGTTGCCCTCCCAATCGAAAGGCTTCGTCAAAACACTGCAAATAGTAacataaaatatcaaatttacATAATGCCTTAATAGAGAGGATAGTGAAATTAGCCAAAGCAAAAGGAGAAAAAGCAATGCTGATGTGTATGGATAATGCTTGTGGAGCACGAAACGCTGCAGTGAAGAGAGACCCACAAGTTGAACCTCCAAACTCCAAGCGGGAATCGCAGAGATCGCGCACTTGGGGAAGTGGTCAGTAATTGCCGGGGAGTGGGTATGGGGGAAAGAGGTTGTCTGGTGCCTACTGCACCGATGGCCAAGATTGACAACGATcatgcatacacacacacacacacacactgccgTGTATGGACAACTAGCCGAGCTGTGGACCCCCAATGGCTGGGGAAGTGAATGTGATGTAATGGTAACATTGTATCCGAGTTGCACAATTTTCGCTGTGCCGCATTTGGCCAACTTCCGAGTCGGACACTTACTTTTCTTTCAGGTACCGCAACACTTCCTGCTCCttatcgctgaggcccacttcGTTGGCATCCAGGTTGATTCGCAGCAACTGGCGCGTCTGCATGCCCGTTAGGAAGGTGCTCACTTCGGGCAGTCCGCTCATCGTGTAGTACATGGCCAGCTTGCCCAGCTCCACGCCGCGTTCCTTGCAGACCTCCGATGCCTTCCGGGCAATGGCCTTCTGCTCATCACTGGCCGGATGCCATGGCTGTGGACCGGCATTGGTCAGCAGTCCGAGGGCATGAGCTGCGGCACAGATGACGCCCAGGTTCTGGGACTTGAAGAAATCCAGGTACTCCAGGAGCGTTTCATCGGTCAGGGTGTATCTGGCATAGGTGAGGACCGTCTGGTGGGCGATATGAGATTTAAAACTTGAAATTTGAAGTGTATGCTATAAACTCACATCGAGTCTTCCGGCTGTTCGGGTCAGGAACTCCTTAAGCACCGAAATCGGGTAAGCGGACACTCCAATGAATCTTGCCTTGCCCTCCTTGACCAGCTGCTCCAAAGTGGGCAGTGTCTCGTTGATCACAATGTCCAGATCCTTGGCGAACTCGATATCGTGAATCTGGATGACATCAACGTAGTCCAGGCCAAGTAGTTTCAAGCTCTTCTCCACGCTTTCGCGCGTCTTCTTGGCACTAAAGTCAAACATTTTATCGTAGTCCAGTTCGTAGCGAGCCACTTTCGTGGCGATATAGTAGGATTCCCGCGGCACATCCTTTAGGGCCAGTCCCAGGACCTCCTCAGAGCGACCCTGACCATACCAGGGAGCAGTGTCAATGTAGTTGATGCCTGACTTTACGGCCTCGTGCACAGTTTTAATACCCTCCTCCAAATCAAAACTGAAAGGGAATATATGAAATTAGAGATGAATACAATCTCAAACATTTTCcccattattttaaattacgaATTCGTACTTTCAGCAATACTTTCtagaatttttattattaaatgccaaagaaagaaaatattctTTCTGTGTACGGGAGTAATTGAATTTGTTAAGATTTCTCTTACCCGTAGTTCGCGCACAGGGCGCCGCCTCCGAAAGAGACTTTCGAGACTTGCAGGCCGGTCTTTCCGAGATTGCGATATTCCATCCGACGCACCTTCGCCTCATCGTGGAATCCCTTCACATAGGTAGCCGGTAATGTTTGAGACATTTTTAATAATCCGAATATATTGCGCGGTCTGTTGAAATTCGATCGGCAGTCAGAGAACTACTGCCTGCTCAATATAATGGGTATAGTTTATATTCTGAACATCACACATTGCCTCTTATCAAAAAGAGAAATGTTCTGTATTGGAGCGGTTTTAAAGTATTTGAACAAATCTCTTATTTTCTCTTCtcgaattaaaattaagagAGGGATTGGATATTTTCTTTAAGGGAAAGTAGTCTTTAAGAAAGAGATTCTTCAGAAGAATTCTGTTTTGCAATAAACCAAGTGCAAAGCCTTTAAAGCCCTCTCGACGTCccataaaatatacattttcaataattCAAATGGTTAAAAATGTTCCcttaataactttttatttaagtgAATTGTATAATctaaagtttattttaaatccGTTCTTTCTGCATTTCCATTGATTTATTGGTTTCTCACTTTAACAACTTAGCCGTGGATAAAGTGGATCCCCAACTGTAGGACTTGGTAAAGACGCTGAAATAAAGACAGAAAAGGAAACCAATGTACGGTGTCGATTAAATAGAGATTCACCATTAACCAGTCTGGCTAGGTTGAGGCCTAGTTCGTGACCGTGATGCAATTGCAGGATTGGTAACACCAAATCCGACTAACCAGTTGTTGGCCAACTTACTTTTCGCGCAAATACTGCAGCACTTCCTGTTCGTGGGAAGTGAGACCGTCGAAGATCGCGTCCAGGTTAATCCGCAGCAGCTTTCGGTTGGGGATGCCGATGAGGAAGGTGGCCGCCCCATCCAGTTGCATCGTATAGTACATGGCCAGCTTTCCCAGCTCCACGTTCCTCTGCTGGCAGATTTCGGCCCCCCGTTTGGCCACGGCCAGGATTTCCTGACTACCGGGATGCGATGCATGTGGTCCAGCGTTTCTCAAGAGTCCCAATGAGTGAGCGGCCGCACAGACAACGCCCACTCCCATTTTCTGGAAGTCCTTCATGTAGCGCAGCAAGGTGTTGTCTAAAAGGGTGTAACGAGCATAGTTGAGCACCACCTGAATGCGACCCTTGCCCCGCTCGGCACACTCCTTCAGCACGTCCACATCGTAGGCGGTGACTCCGATGAATCGAGCCTTTCCCGCCTGGACGTACTCCTCGAGGACGGGTATGGTCTCATTCAGCACTATGTCTAGATTGGGTGCCGCGTCCACGTCATGAACCTGTCATAAGGGCCATATTAGTTCACCAGCTTATAGACGAATCTACCAAACCCACCTGTAGTATGTCCACCCTGTCCAACTGGAGCCGCTCCAGACTCCGCTTCACACTCTCCCGAGCTTTGTCAGCCGAATAGTCAAACATATTCTTCGGATCCAGCCCGTAGCGCGCCACTTTAGTGGCAATATAATAGGCCTCCCGGGGTACATCCTTTAGGGCCTGGCCAAGCAGCACCTCCGATAGAATGGAGCTGTGTCTATATAGTTAATGCCAGATCTAATGGCCTCCTGCACCATAAGGATGCCCTCCTCGCGATCATAGTCATCAAAGAAGAGATTGCAAAGGGGGGAGCCACCTATAGCTAATTTAGACACGTGCAGACCCGTGGATCCGAGTTGGCGGTACTCCATACGACGCACCTTCTCCTCATCGTGGAAACCCTTGACGAAAGTAGCTGGCAGTGATCCCGACATCCTTTTCTGTTCAACTAACAAGTTTGAATGAAAGGAACAACTAAAAAAATCGGGCTTTTATATGATTTGGGGACCAGGTTTTCAGATAAGAACTGTGGGGGTAAATAAGTaatttttcactttgtttGAGTGAGTTCCGTAATATAATTGCCCCGATTAGCAAGATTTTCTTATTGATAAGGTGTGGAAGAGAATTCCGGCTCTTTGTTCGCATTATCAACTTAGCTCTCAAACAGTACGATTCTGAAAATCATATTATTGTATATCAGCCACATTTTTTAAGAGAAAAGCGAGCCATAGTTGCAACAACTAGTTGTAGCGATACAATGGGATTTTTGCGGCTTTTTTTCAGTGCCTGTCTAAGGAGCTCTTCAGAGTTAGTGCCAGATTTTTGTTTCGAAATCAAagctaaaaaagaaaatatattaactTCTAAATTGCAcaacatttttataatattttataaatataagtcAAGGCAGCTCACATAAATTGGCCTTGCCCTATATTATTGAATACATAATCGCAACTTCATCCAAAATTTCTAGAactttctgtttttttgttttcattcgaATATATTGCGCGGTCTGTTGAAATTCGATCGGCAGTCAGAGAAGTACTGCCTGcttaatattataaatataacttATATTCTGAACAACACAGATTGCCTCTTATCAAAGA harbors:
- the CG18547 gene encoding uncharacterized protein; translated protein: MSQTLPATYVKGFHDEAKVRRMEYRNLGKTGLQVSKVSFGGGALCANYGFDLEEGIKTVHEAVKSGINYIDTAPWYGQGRSEEVLGLALKDVPRESYYIATKVARYELDYDKMFDFSAKKTRESVEKSLKLLGLDYVDVIQIHDIEFAKDLDIVINETLPTLEQLVKEGKARFIGVSAYPISVLKEFLTRTAGRLDTVLTYARYTLTDETLLEYLDFFKSQNLGVICAAAHALGLLTNAGPQPWHPASDEQKAIARKASEVCKERGVELGKLAMYYTMSGLPEVSTFLTGMQTRQLLRINLDANEVGLSDKEQEVLRYLKENVLTKPFDWEGNELEIYWAALKKK
- the CG12224 gene encoding uncharacterized protein (deletion); its protein translation is MSGSLPATFVKGFHDEEKVRRMEYRQLGSTGLHVSKLAIGGSPLCNLFFDDYDREEGILMVQEAIRSGINYIDTAPFYGQSEVLLGQALKDVPREAYYIATKVARYGLDPKNMFDYSADKARESVKRSLERLQLDRVDILQVHDVDAAPNLDIVLNETIPVLEEYVQAGKARFIGVTAYDVDVLKECAERGKGRIQVVLNYARYTLLDNTLLRYMKDFQKMGVGVVCAAAHSLGLLRNAGPHASHPGSQEILAVAKRGAEICQQRNVELGKLAMYYTMQLDGAATFLIGIPNRKLLRINLDAIFDGLTSHEQEVLQYLRENVFTKSYSWGSTLSTAKLLK